The stretch of DNA TAGTTTTCGCCATCCCGAACAGTATCAAGCAGTCGGTCAGCCCGGTTTTCCGCTTAATCACGGGCTCCAATACTGTCCCAAGGAGCCGTCCTCTTCATGCTCCTTTTTGATGGAGAGGTATTACATGCCTCGAGCTGTTGATGGTGAGTTAGGTTTCCTTTCTAGGTTGTTGTATATCGGCTCAATTTAATATTCGCCAACAAAATCTGCGTGAACCCACAGAAACTCTCGTCGCTTGTTCTGGACTCGCACTAGACCGCCAAAACCGGGGTCTTTGTCTTGGAGCAGGGTATGGAGTTCTCGGAGCATGGCCCCTTGGGCGCGAATAGCTTCACCCTGCTCAAACTCAGCGCCATCGCGTTTGGTCTGCCAATCGATGGCCATATTGCTGCTTTTGATGCCAAACTCCAGGCTTTTTTGCCCAAGATCCAGCTCTTCTTGGATGCCCTTGTAGGTAGCGTCATCCAGCATGAACTGGGTGGTTGAGGCGGCGACGGGTAAGACCAGGCTCAGGGTGCCGGTGACGAGTTTGAAGTAGGGCACCGCTTTGGTAAACCATTCGCGGTTGAGTTCGAGTTCATAAACGCCCTGCTGACTACCTCCATTAAGTACAGGCAGAGGTTTGCGCGAATGTTCACACCAGAGGGTGAGCTGAAATTTCTCGCTGATCCATTTGGGGCGATCAAAGAACCCAGGGTCAACGGGCTTGAAGCTGAACAATCGGGGGCCATCCTTAGCTTCATCGGTGAGCATTTGCATGAGGTAGGCAAACTGCTGATCGATTTGGCTCATGATGGCTTGCTGATCTTTCGACAACGCTTGATGCCGTTGCTGCGCTCGATGATCGAGCGTTACCAAATCTCTACGAATTACTTTTAGCTCGTCTTTAACAACCGTGCGGAATTGTTCTAGGCCAAGGTCTTGAGACGGGGCAGGAGTAGTCACAGCATTATTTAGCAGCTGATCGATGTTTTGCCACTCGTCGCAACCCGAAACCGTACAGGGAAACTCTGGGCGATTTTTCTTTTTGCTTTCAATCAGTTTTTGCACCTCGAATAGCCCATGTCCGGGGGCTTCCATGCCACAGGGAGCAATGCAAGGCACCATGATGTTGCAGTTCAGCCCTTCCCAAAAGCTCTCCACCAGCCATTTAACTTCTTCGGTGAGGTAGGAGAGAAACCGTTCTGGATAGGCGGCGCGGACGGTGATTTTGACATCGTTGCCGATGTGCTCTAGCAGGGCGCGACCGTTGTAGTCGTTGTCGAGCATGAGGCCCCGCTGCCAGTGGATGCTGTCGTTGTAGTTGTTGCGGCCCAGGGAGTATTTATGCAGGCGCACGATGAGCTGATAGAACAAGCCTTCGGCGTTGGCGCTCTGACCGCGATCGCTGGTTGACTGACAAAACTAATCGGCGGCATAGCAGTACGTGTGTATTTTGAACTCGATTCGATAGGTGCGTTGCTCGTGCTGTTTTCGGGAGGCCATAGCGGGTTCAGGATCACGGTTATGGGTAAAACAGACATGACGGATGAGTGGCCACCCATTCTCTAATGCGGCTTTCAGCCAATCCCACCCAATGCGGAAGTAGCTATTGCCGCGAAACCAATGGGGGTCAACCCAGCGACGTTTGCCAGCGGCGACTACTTCGAGGCCTTGGGCGGTGACATAGAGGGTAGCGACAGCCAAGAGGAACCAAAGCCGAGAGAGGGCGCAGAGGTCGCGAATCTCTGATTTCTGGAGATTCCAACCGTTGGATTGGTCATCGAGAATTTGACATCGTTGCCGATGTGCTCTAGCAGGGCGCGACCGTTGTAGTCGTTGTCGAGCATGAGGCCCCGCTGCCAGTGGATGCTGTCGTTGTAGTTGTTGCGGCCCAGGGAGTATTTATGCAGGCGCACGATGAGCTGATAGAACAAGCCTTCGGCGTTGGCGCTCTGACCGCGATCGCTGGTTGACTGACAAAACTAATCGGCGGCATAGCAGTACGTGTGTATTTTGAACTCGATTCGATAGGTGCGTTGCTCGTGCTGTTTTCGGGAGGCCATAGCGGGTTCAGGATCACGGTTATGGGTAAAACAGACATGACGGATGAGTGGCCACCCATTCTCTAATGCGGCTTTCAGCCAATCCCACCCAATGCGGAAGTAGCTATTGCCGCGAAACCAATGGGGGTCAACCCAGCGACGTTTGCCAGCGGCGACTACTTCGAGGCCTTGGGCGGTGACATAGAGGGTAGCGACAGCCAAGAGGAACCAAAGCCGAGAGAGGGCGCAGAGGTCGCGAATCTCTGATTTCTGGAGATTCCAACCGTTGGATTGGTCATCGAGAAACGCTTCCTCAATGTCGAAGCGCAAGCCGTATTCCTCGAAGGTGTGCAGGTTGGTGGGTTCATCGCTGACGATGGCCCAGAACTCACCATTGACGCTGTTATAGCCAAAGGCGAGGTGCACCGGGCCATACCACTCCCCTTTGTGGAGCTTAACAGTATGCCAACAGAGCGCCTCCCCCCGCTGAAGATGAACGTCCTTCAATTGGCTCCACCCGTGACCGGCCCGCCAAATCCAGGTATTGCGCTTGATGCGGACACGGTAGTGCCAGCCGAGTTCAGTCGTCATCGCGCTCATGGCCTCGGTGTGAATGAAGCCCCGGTCGGCCAACACGACCACCTTCACCCCCGACGGCAAGCGATGGGCGGCCTGTTGAAGCATCTCCTGGTACTCATCGAAGGCAACGGACGCGCTGCGGTGCCGGAGCACCCGCCAGACCACGGGCAACGCCCGACCTCGATGCACCACCGCCAGGCGGATCAAGCAATACTCATCCCAAAACAGCGAGGTGTCCAAACTCAGGTACAAACAGTCCTCATCCCAGTGGGCTAAGGCCCCCTGAATCAAGGGCTTGTACAGACGATGGACGTTCAGACGGCTATTGTGCAGCCAGCGGCTGAGTCGTCGTTGTTTACTTTGCGCCTGCACCCCTCGACACGGCACGTAGGGCAGCCAGCGCGTCAGGTTGACCTCTCCACGCTGGAGCAAGGCCACCACCATCCATAGGCAGGTCGTCAGATGGCCCCGATGCGCCCAGGGCACCGATTGACCTAGCCAGGCGTTCAAGGCATTGTAGAGGGGGGAGTTTTTTTCACAGCGTTCATGGTTTTGAGTGGTATCTAAGCTTAGAACGCTGGCTCCCCTCTCTCTCCTCAGATCCCTGAAACTACCGCGTCACGAGCTGTTCAACAGCTTTCAGCCAACTTTTGTCAGTCAACCAGGGCCAACGTTGCGAAGCATGGGATTAGCTTTGATGAAGCTGTCACGGTTTTTTACGACGAAAGCGCTCGCGTGATCTTCGACCCTGACAACTCATTCGATGAAGATCGGTACCTAATCTTGGGAATGAGTGAAGCCTCTCGACTGCTGTTGGTATGCCATGTCTATAGACGAAACGATGAGGTGATTCGGGTTATTTCGGCCCGAAGGGCTACCAGCAGAGAAGAACGACAGTACTGGAGTTTTATGCCATGAGGGATGAGTACGATTTTTCGGCATCAGTTGAAAATCCTTACACGAAAAAGCTGAAGAAACAAATCACAATTCGGCTTGAGGAAGGAGTGGTTGACTACTTCAAACTAAGCTTAGAACGCTGGCTCCCCTCTCTCTCCTCAGATCCCTGAAACTACCGCGTCACGAGCTGTTCAACAGCTTTCAGCCAACTTTTGTCAGTCAACCAGCCGCGATCGTCCATAATGCGGCAAATTTGCACCTGCTGTCTGTCTCCTCCTTCCGGCTGTTCGCCCCAGTTGGGTAGCTGCTCTGGGCGCTGGTCGGGCACGAGTTGGGCAATCAGGCTGGTGGTGTTAGCTTCTGGATTCGCAGGGTCGAGGACGACTTTGTAGGAAAGATCAAAGCGCTCCATCAGCCGCAGAAAAATGGGGTGGAGTTCTTTGGGATAGCCGGTTTCGCCAACAAAGGGGGGATGGATCCACAGGTGACTGAGATGGTCAAACTCAACTAGCCCATAACGCTGGCGGGTGGTTTCATCATCGAGAACATAGCTGATGGCTTTGGCCAACCAGTCGGGCTGGAGGATGACGATGTCTTTTAGAATTTCGTCGTAGTCGTAGTGGATGAAATAGCCGAGGGTATGGGATACACGCACAAACAGCTCGGCAGCAAAGCCCTCTAGCCCGTGCTCTTCGCAAAGAGCAAGCACGTCTGCATAGGGCATGTGGGTTTTGCCAGATGCTTCGAGCAGTTCGCGAATCTGCTGCCATTTAGTGGGCACAAGGCGACCCATGCCGGGTAAAGTGGCAGCAACATTGGCAATCGCCTCTCGCAGTTCGGCAATGCCAGTGCAAACCTGAGTTTCAGGATGGGGTTTGCTATTGACATGAAAGAAGCCGACAACAGTATCGCTGCCAAACAGGTCGATCAATTCTTGCCGATCAATATCGGGCTGGCGCTGGCCGGGGCCACCGTGGGTAGCTACTACCAGCACTTTGGCATCTGACTCTCGATGTTTGATCAGCGTAATCCACTCTTTGACAAACCCTTGCTGTGGCCCTTCCCGTGGCTTCCATACCACTAGATAGACTGCTGATGAGCTAAAAAATAGCTGATGGGTAGGACGATAGACCCGCTGCCCTCCAAAGTCCCAACCGTTGAGGGTAATTCCTGTTGCATTATCGGGAGCCGTGACAACTACAGACTTGATCTCAATACCATGGGTTGTGGGACGACCATCAACCCATTCATCTCCCCGCAATGCTCCCAACAAGCAACTCTTACCAACCTCACCCTCACCTACTAAAATCAGTTTCGCTTCATTCAGCAGTGTCTCTCCATTTGATCTTGCTCTTAGATATTGCTGAATAGCAGCTGAACCTTGATTTGCTGCTGCCGCAACATCAGGATTGAGAGGATTATTGTCGAGAGATATATCTTTTAGATTCTCAAATTCATGAAAGTAGAGTGGCAGATCTTTTACGTGGTTATTGTCTACGAAAAGAAATTCCAAGGAAGATATTCGAGCTATTGCATCAGGAATTTGCATAAGACCCAAATCGCTGATATTAAGTGTCTCTAAACTTGTTAGATTACTTAGCCCAAGAGATATATCTTTAGTGCTATTGCCTTGGATATAAAGGCGCTTAATGTTATTCATTTTCGTTAATGAGTCTGGCAATAAGCAAAACTCGTTATTGCCAATTGCTAAATGCTCCAGTTTTTTTAACTGGGAAAAAGATTCGGGAAGATCGGTCAATTTATTATGGTTCAATCCGAGAGTGCTTAGCTGGCTAAGATTAGCTATTTTTGAAGGCAAGGCTGTTAAATTATTTTCAAAGGCAAAAATAGTTTTCAAGCTTGGTAAATCAAAGAGAACTTCTGGTAGCTTGTCTAATTCATTGCGTGAAATATAAAGGCTATGGAGCTTTTCAAGTGTGACAAGAGAGTCTGGTAGTTCTATTAATTGATTTCTAGAGAGATCAAGGTATTGCAATTGGGTGAGAGCCGCGATCGCCTCCGGTAATGCCGTTAATCCCAGTCCGCTAAGATCAAGTTCTATCGCTCCCTCTTGACGGGCTGCCTCAATCTGCCGTTCTGCTTCCTGGTAGGCTTCGTCGCGCGCCATATTCTCTCACCCGCTTTTTTGCTGCCTCTGTTATAGCCTCTTACCCTGGCAAATCTAGCGAAGGGCCTAAAATGAATGCAGCCTCCTGTCGCTCGCTCTCACAAGCCCTGACATAGACAGCCCTTAGCCCCTTGAGGAACCTCTGCCGTGAGTCACATCACCATCTCTCTGCCCGACAACCTCAAAGCCTTTGTGGACGAGCAAGTCGCCCAAAGCGGCTACGCCTCCGCCGATGACTACTTCCTGGCCCTGGTGCAGCTAGACCAGCGACGGCGACAGGCCAAAGAGTCCCTGGATAGCCTCCTGATCGAAGGACTAGACAGCCTAGATCGAGGCGAAGGCATCGAAGCCACCGACAACTGGTGGGAGCAAGAGCGGCTCGACCTGATTGAAAGCCATCAGAGCCAGCGCGATGCTTAGGATAATTGTCTCAGAGCCAGCCCGCCTGGATCTGAGAGAGCATTTTGGGTATCTGGCGGAGAGAGACTATGGCAAAGCCCTAGAGTTCTTTGACGCCGCTCGCCAAACCTTTGCGGCTCTAGCCCGTACACCTAGCATAGGAAGTGCTTACCCCAGTACCAAAGAACGGCTGAAAAACTTGCGAAAGTGGCATATTAAAGGCTTCAAGCGATATCTGATTTTCTACCGCCGTCAAGCCGATAGCATTGAAATTGTTAGGGTGCTCTACGGTGCCCAAGATATCCAAACCCTGCTCGATCGAGATACCTAGGTGTAAGGCCACTTCTAGAGATAGACAGCACATTATTCCTGCTCACAAGCGCCAATGCTTACCCAACTGGTCGAGCCATCCGCCCAGTGTTCCTTCTTCCAAATCGGGGCGTTGTGTTTGAGGGTGTCGATCGCATACTGACAGGCCGCAAACGCCTCCGCCCGGTGGGGGCAGCCCACCGCCACCAGCACGCTGATCTCCCCCACCGCCAGCTTGCCGGTGCGGTGGTGGATCACCACGCGGGTGGCCTCGGCCCAGGTGACGCGAATCTGGGCGGCAATCTGCCGAAACACCTCCAGGGCCATCGGTTCGTAGGCCTGATACTCCAGCGCCACCACCGCCTTGCCCTCGCTGTTGTTGCGCACCATGCCGCTCATCACCACCACGGCCCCATTGGCGGAGTCATCGGCCAGGGCGTAGACCGCCTCCACCGAGAGGGGGGCAAACGTGATCCGCAGGCTGTCGGCGGTGCTTTCTACAGAGGATCTAGAAGTAGCAAGCTGCATAAAGAAGCCATGAAAAACGACTGAGGCGGCACCGACTTAACAAAACGTCGTCTACCGTAGTGGTCGGTTACGCCTGCGGGTACCCACCCCTATCACCCAGGCTGGGGAAGGCTGGAGCTTGGCCCGTGTTGCAGCCGACATCCCCTGCCGCC from Leptolyngbya sp. KIOST-1 encodes:
- a CDS encoding transposase; this translates as MNAWLGQSVPWAHRGHLTTCLWMVVALLQRGEVNLTRWLPYVPCRGVQAQSKQRRLSRWLHNSRLNVHRLYKPLIQGALAHWDEDCLYLSLDTSLFWDEYCLIRLAVVHRGRALPVVWRVLRHRSASVAFDEYQEMLQQAAHRLPSGVKVVVLADRGFIHTEAMSAMTTELGWHYRVRIKRNTWIWRAGHGWSQLKDVHLQRGEALCWHTVKLHKGEWYGPVHLAFGYNSVNGEFWAIVSDEPTNLHTFEEYGLRFDIEEAFLDDQSNGWNLQKSEIRDLCALSRLWFLLAVATLYVTAQGLEVVAAGKRRWVDPHWFRGNSYFRIGWDWLKAALENGWPLIRHVCFTHNRDPEPAMASRKQHEQRTYRIEFKIHTYCYAAD
- a CDS encoding BrnT family toxin, whose protein sequence is MPETTASRAVQQLSANFCQSTRANVAKHGISFDEAVTVFYDESARVIFDPDNSFDEDRYLILGMSEASRLLLVCHVYRRNDEVIRVISARRATSREERQYWSFMP
- a CDS encoding COR domain-containing protein, producing MARDEAYQEAERQIEAARQEGAIELDLSGLGLTALPEAIAALTQLQYLDLSRNQLIELPDSLVTLEKLHSLYISRNELDKLPEVLFDLPSLKTIFAFENNLTALPSKIANLSQLSTLGLNHNKLTDLPESFSQLKKLEHLAIGNNEFCLLPDSLTKMNNIKRLYIQGNSTKDISLGLSNLTSLETLNISDLGLMQIPDAIARISSLEFLFVDNNHVKDLPLYFHEFENLKDISLDNNPLNPDVAAAANQGSAAIQQYLRARSNGETLLNEAKLILVGEGEVGKSCLLGALRGDEWVDGRPTTHGIEIKSVVVTAPDNATGITLNGWDFGGQRVYRPTHQLFFSSSAVYLVVWKPREGPQQGFVKEWITLIKHRESDAKVLVVATHGGPGQRQPDIDRQELIDLFGSDTVVGFFHVNSKPHPETQVCTGIAELREAIANVAATLPGMGRLVPTKWQQIRELLEASGKTHMPYADVLALCEEHGLEGFAAELFVRVSHTLGYFIHYDYDEILKDIVILQPDWLAKAISYVLDDETTRQRYGLVEFDHLSHLWIHPPFVGETGYPKELHPIFLRLMERFDLSYKVVLDPANPEANTTSLIAQLVPDQRPEQLPNWGEQPEGGDRQQVQICRIMDDRGWLTDKSWLKAVEQLVTR
- a CDS encoding type II toxin-antitoxin system ParD family antitoxin → MSHITISLPDNLKAFVDEQVAQSGYASADDYFLALVQLDQRRRQAKESLDSLLIEGLDSLDRGEGIEATDNWWEQERLDLIESHQSQRDA
- a CDS encoding type II toxin-antitoxin system RelE/ParE family toxin, which produces MLRIIVSEPARLDLREHFGYLAERDYGKALEFFDAARQTFAALARTPSIGSAYPSTKERLKNLRKWHIKGFKRYLIFYRRQADSIEIVRVLYGAQDIQTLLDRDT
- a CDS encoding molybdenum cofactor biosynthesis protein MoaE encodes the protein MQLATSRSSVESTADSLRITFAPLSVEAVYALADDSANGAVVVMSGMVRNNSEGKAVVALEYQAYEPMALEVFRQIAAQIRVTWAEATRVVIHHRTGKLAVGEISVLVAVGCPHRAEAFAACQYAIDTLKHNAPIWKKEHWADGSTSWVSIGACEQE